One part of the Triplophysa rosa linkage group LG5, Trosa_1v2, whole genome shotgun sequence genome encodes these proteins:
- the cacybp gene encoding calcyclin-binding protein produces MDINEVISGLESDVKEITSLLEKCERQRVRDVLTQEQQKIEKELAQKRQLKEQQAKKDSGDKTDTVLKGYTVKINNYGWDQSDKFVKIYITLKGVHKNPAENVEASFTERGFHVLVKELEGKNHQMTVNNLLCPIVVSESSKKIKTDMVLIMCKKKSSKKWDCLTQVEKQSKEKDKPNMNENADPSEGLMSVLKKIYTDGDDEMKRTINKAWVESQDKKAKGDDFDI; encoded by the exons ATCAGCGGTCTTGAGAGTGATGTGAAAGAGATTACGAGTTTGCTGGAGAAATGTGAACGGCAGCGTGTTAGAGACGTGTTAACACAAGAGCAGCAGAAGATTGAGAAAGAGCTCGCGCAGAAGAGACAGCTGAAAGAGCAACAAGCCAAAAAAGACTCCGGAGACAAAACTGATACAGTACTCAAGGGATACACAGTGAAAATTAACAATTACG GATGGGACCAGTCTGATAAATTTGTCAAGATCTACATCACACTAAAAGGAGTGCATAAAAATCCAGCTGAAAATGTGGAGGCCAGCTTCACAGAGAG AGGTTTCCATGTCCTTGTCAAAGAACTGGAGGGAAAGAACCATCAAATGACAGTCAACAACCTTTTATGTCCCATTGTTGTATCTGAGAGCAGTAAAAAG ATTAAAACAGACATGGTCCTTATCATGTGCAAGAAGAAGTCAAGCAAAAAATGGGACTGTCTGACACAAGTAGAAAAACAGTCTAAAGAGAAAGA CAAACCCAACATGAATGAGAATGCTGATCCAAGCGAGGGGCTGATGAGCGTGCTGAAGAAGATCTACACTGATGGAGATGATGAGATGAAACGTACTATCAACAAGGCCTGGGTTGAGTCTCAGGACAAGAAGGCCAAAGGAGATGATTTTGACATCTGA